Part of the Panulirus ornatus isolate Po-2019 chromosome 28, ASM3632096v1, whole genome shotgun sequence genome, ACTGTGCTGATGACTTGGCCATTAGGGTATTACGTTGATATACAGGCTATTTATTTCCTGTCATCGAGTTCCTCAGAGGACACGAAGGATCCTTGTGTACCATCGGCCCTCACGCCGGCATAGCTGACGGGGACGGCGTTGGTATCCAATACTCGGTAGCCATCGTCGTCAGCGACGTAATTGACAAAATACTTAACACCCTCAGGTGAAGTCCAGCTGcaacatgaaagaaaagatgttagatgttttttatttttctctcatagACAGTAAGCTATTCTACACTTTCCTATTAGCTTACTTAAGCATTTCTTCCAAGCAATTATGGAATTTCGATTGTTAACATTTTGATAGATATGATTCATGTTGTAATTACACAGTCTAGAAATCCA contains:
- the LOC139757716 gene encoding larval cuticle protein 2-like isoform X2: MKCTLFVLLGLAALVAARPDSILTIDLEDLHQDLSIEDGTVTGTYSWTSPEGVKYFVNYVADDDGYRVLDTNAVPVSYAGVRADGTQGSFVSSEELDDRK